A stretch of the Poseidonibacter parvus genome encodes the following:
- the ruvB gene encoding Holliday junction branch migration DNA helicase RuvB — protein MERIVEVESVSFEEDNNEVNLRPSSWDDYIGQEKIKRNLKVFIEASRKRNEALDHILFYGPPGLGKTTISYLISNEMDTNIKITAGPMIEKSGDLAAILTNLEEGDILFIDEIHRLSPAVEEILYPAMEDYRLDIIIGSGPAAQTVKIDLPRFTLIGATTRAGMLSNPLRERFGMHFRMQFYNHEELAKIIQIASTKLNKYCQNDAAEEISRRSRGTPRVALRLLRRVRDFAEVENEDEIHLKRCKYALDELGVNESGFDEMDINLLELLVSNKGKPMGLSTMAAALSEDEGTIEDAIEPYLLANGFIERTARGRIASIKTYEMFRLSYPNSGKLDDEGSLF, from the coding sequence ATGGAAAGAATTGTAGAGGTTGAATCAGTATCTTTTGAAGAGGATAATAATGAAGTTAATTTAAGACCTTCTTCTTGGGATGATTATATTGGTCAAGAAAAAATAAAAAGAAATTTAAAAGTATTTATTGAAGCTTCAAGAAAAAGAAATGAAGCCTTAGATCATATACTTTTTTATGGACCTCCGGGACTTGGGAAAACAACAATCTCGTATTTAATTTCAAATGAAATGGATACAAATATAAAAATTACAGCAGGTCCAATGATTGAAAAATCAGGTGATTTAGCTGCGATTTTAACAAACCTTGAAGAAGGTGATATTTTATTTATTGATGAAATCCATAGACTCTCACCTGCTGTTGAAGAGATTTTATATCCAGCAATGGAAGATTATAGACTTGATATTATAATTGGCTCAGGACCTGCTGCACAAACTGTTAAAATTGATTTACCAAGATTTACACTAATTGGAGCGACAACAAGGGCAGGAATGCTTTCAAATCCTTTAAGAGAAAGATTTGGAATGCATTTTAGAATGCAATTTTATAATCATGAAGAATTAGCAAAAATTATTCAAATAGCCTCTACAAAATTAAATAAATATTGTCAAAATGATGCAGCAGAAGAAATTTCAAGAAGAAGTAGAGGAACTCCAAGAGTTGCTTTACGATTATTAAGACGTGTACGTGATTTTGCTGAAGTTGAAAATGAAGACGAGATACACCTAAAAAGATGTAAATATGCCTTAGATGAATTAGGTGTTAATGAAAGTGGTTTTGATGAAATGGATATTAATTTACTTGAATTATTAGTATCAAATAAAGGTAAACCAATGGGTCTTTCTACAATGGCCGCAGCACTTAGTGAAGATGAGGGTACAATTGAAGATGCAATTGAACCATATTTACTAGCAAACGGCTTTATAGAAAGAACAGCAAGAGGAAGAATTGCAAGTATAAAAACATATGAAATGTTTAGACTTTCATATCCTAATAGTGGCAAATTAGATGACGAAGGTAGTCTGTTTTGA
- a CDS encoding AI-2E family transporter, with the protein MKPVYFLIFIAAITIFFMVELFSPFLKALFVALLLAVATNSLTLYLENRLNSRVIATVTMTLTLAGIFFIPVMYCIFAFANYFNDLNQQTLIKEFSNLKFWVQNLSDDFLFIKEQLSFILTKIDVGQIAQKTLAVGGSIGKNSAGFMMDMVLILIFYFFFTLYSTTISTFVKELLPIKKDDSITLFYESSNVMTVVLYSVIITAIFEGFLFGFFLTFYRYDGLLLGVLYGFASLIPVIGGVIMWLPLVIYEAITGSITNAIVIAVYSILMISVFADTFAKPVIIKYINQKVVKTPTKVHEILIFFSIVAGLSTFGFWGMIIGPAMVTFFISIMHLLKKYSEESKEDVS; encoded by the coding sequence TTGAAGCCCGTTTATTTCTTAATATTTATAGCTGCTATTACAATATTTTTTATGGTAGAGCTATTTAGTCCATTTTTAAAAGCATTATTTGTAGCCCTACTTCTAGCAGTTGCTACTAATTCTTTAACACTATACTTAGAAAATAGATTAAACAGTAGAGTTATAGCAACAGTTACGATGACTCTTACACTTGCTGGAATATTTTTTATTCCTGTAATGTATTGTATTTTTGCATTCGCTAATTACTTTAATGACCTTAATCAACAAACTTTAATAAAAGAGTTTTCAAATTTAAAATTTTGGGTACAAAACCTTTCAGATGACTTCTTATTTATAAAAGAACAACTAAGTTTTATTCTTACAAAAATAGATGTAGGTCAAATTGCACAAAAAACACTAGCAGTAGGTGGTTCTATTGGTAAAAACTCTGCAGGGTTTATGATGGATATGGTTTTGATTTTAATTTTCTATTTCTTCTTTACTTTATATTCAACAACTATATCTACTTTTGTAAAAGAGTTATTACCAATTAAAAAAGATGATTCAATTACACTTTTTTATGAATCCTCAAATGTAATGACAGTTGTTTTATATTCTGTAATAATTACAGCAATTTTTGAAGGGTTTTTATTTGGGTTTTTTCTAACATTTTATAGATATGACGGTTTATTATTAGGAGTTTTATATGGTTTTGCATCATTAATTCCCGTAATTGGAGGAGTTATTATGTGGCTTCCTTTGGTAATCTATGAAGCAATAACAGGTTCAATTACAAATGCAATTGTAATTGCAGTGTATTCAATTCTTATGATTTCAGTATTTGCTGATACTTTTGCTAAACCTGTAATTATAAAATATATAAATCAAAAAGTTGTAAAAACACCTACAAAAGTACATGAAATATTAATATTCTTTTCTATTGTAGCTGGACTTTCAACATTTGGTTTTTGGGGAATGATTATAGGACCTGCAATGGTTACATTCTTTATTTCAATAATGCATTTACTAAAAAAATATTCAGAAGAATCAAAAGAGGATGTATCCTAA
- the panB gene encoding 3-methyl-2-oxobutanoate hydroxymethyltransferase — translation MSIIKNDFEKMNITKIINYKNNKKLTMITAYDALFAKLFEEIADMILVGDSLNMSFAGKPDTLSATLEQMIYHTNAVCAGASKAFVILDMPFGTYINENQALQNAVKVYQQTNASAVKIEGGEDRAHIIKHLTSNSIAVMGHIGLMPQYVRSEGGYKVRGKTKEDEEQLIKDAIAIEKAGAFSIVVEGVLSHVAKKITDAVSIPVIGIGAGNVTDGQVLVWSDMLGFFEDFKPKFVRHYLDGAQLVKNSVNQYRSDVQDSTFPSKDEEY, via the coding sequence ATGAGTATTATAAAAAATGATTTTGAAAAAATGAATATTACAAAAATTATAAATTATAAAAATAATAAAAAACTTACAATGATAACAGCATATGATGCACTATTTGCAAAACTTTTTGAAGAAATAGCAGATATGATTTTAGTAGGTGATAGTTTAAATATGAGTTTTGCAGGAAAACCTGATACTCTTTCAGCAACGTTAGAGCAAATGATTTATCATACAAATGCAGTATGTGCTGGTGCTTCTAAGGCTTTTGTCATTTTAGATATGCCTTTTGGAACATACATAAATGAAAATCAAGCTTTACAAAACGCTGTAAAAGTTTACCAACAAACTAACGCAAGCGCTGTTAAAATTGAAGGTGGCGAAGACAGAGCACATATAATTAAACACTTAACTTCAAATTCAATTGCAGTAATGGGACATATTGGCTTAATGCCACAATATGTAAGAAGTGAAGGTGGCTATAAAGTTAGAGGAAAAACAAAAGAAGATGAAGAACAACTAATAAAAGATGCTATTGCAATAGAAAAAGCAGGAGCTTTTTCTATTGTAGTTGAAGGTGTTCTAAGCCATGTTGCAAAAAAAATAACTGATGCTGTTTCTATTCCTGTAATTGGAATTGGAGCAGGAAATGTAACAGATGGACAAGTATTAGTTTGGTCTGATATGTTAGGCTTTTTTGAAGATTTTAAACCAAAGTTTGTAAGACATTATTTAGATGGAGCACAATTAGTAAAAAATTCCGTAAATCAGTATAGAAGTGATGTTCAAGATTCAACTTTCCCTTCTAAAGATGAAGAATACTAA